In one Bartonella grahamii subsp. shimonis genomic region, the following are encoded:
- a CDS encoding DEAD/DEAH box helicase produces the protein MTLQSLLQTYRDEARTERDKGTYFERFALAYLTHDPLQFGCYEKVQTFKDWAHENDWDGRDTGIDLVAKLRDEEGFAAIQCKFYDAAYRIRKADIDSFISASGKAPFKRRVIIDSTQSAWSDNAETMIRGQDIPVIRIGLSDLQKSPIRWETFAANGKVVLEDKKKIRPHQLEALRFVRSGLAEADRGKLIMACGTGKTFTSLKIAEDLAGEGKFVLFLVPSLALMSQTVREWTTDAEIGLRSFAVCSDTQVGKRRKNSDDVAEIDVFDLAFPATTDAAKLAECASDHVADRMSVVFATYHSIQVVADAQKNHGLPIFDLIICDEAHRTTGATLVGEDESNFVKVHSNDVIRAKKRLYMTATPRIFGDNAKSRANEANAVLASMDDEKLFGKTLFYRGFSWAVQNDLLTDYKVIVLAVDEKLISSAVQKRLSDDQSELVLDDATKIIGCYKALTKQDLKADVGADPHPMRRALAFCKTIKSSELVRDEFSAVVREYLDYTKGNTENAPFLKCEIEHVDGTFNAKDRGALLDWLKAESGEDVCRILTNARCLSEGVDVPALDAIMFLNPRKSQVDVVQAVGRVMRRSEGKKMGYVILPIGIPFGIPVEQALNNNDKYRVVWQILNALRAHDDRFDATINKASLGQNISNVVEIIGVTQSTELQAVTTIIDNLPVRSQPARSGIGTLERDFLFTDQINEELSFSVDELSRAILAKIVKKCGTRDYWEDWASNIAEIAKNHITRLTGILVEPETKARQAFDRFVAELRDDLNNAVTEADAIEMLAQHIITRPVFQVLFEGYQFTRENPVSRAMQRMLDVLDEANLDKESKDLEKFYASVKLRASGITDPKAKQRLIIELYDKFFRYAFPRTVEKLGIVYTPVEVVDFIIHSVNDVLEQEFGQTLGSSGIHILDPFTGTGTFITRLLQSGLIKPEEMKHKFCHEIHANEIVLLAYYIAAINIETTYHGLMGGDYVPFEGICLTDTFQRYEQEKDLISDLLVDNSTRRVHQKEQDIRVIVGNPPYSFGQKSENDNAKNIGYPKLDVRIRETYASQSNASNFNRLYDSYIRAIRWASDRIKDCGVIGFVTGSGYVEKLSMDGLRKNLNEEFSSIYVLNLRGDIRKNMLSKGRAQEGQNVFGSGSMTGIAVTLFIKNPNVTEHCKIHYYDIGDNLTTKEKLRELQQLGSVGGIKREHGWQMITPDEHGDWLDQRNSDFEKFLALGDKKSCDKKLFKNFSCGVKTSRDAWAYNSSREALEKSMSNMIAFYNSEIQRFNNTYAHSDRKARANAVNDFINADSKKISWNYSLKQDFVRGRSFNFKGDCLTQSLYRPFTRQWLYYNRALNDSVYQMPRIFPMGKAVENKVIQVTGTGARSGFSVLMTKSLPDYCTIDNGQFFPRYVYEDASSLGGKEEDQVHLFANFAGESKEIGLQRRDALTDEGLAYFKAAYPGEMITKDDLFYYVYGILHSEDYRARYVHNLSKELPRIPTVKKVEDFWAFVTAGRKLGDLHMNYEEVEPYPVTYKQGDPRTWMISDEKSFYRIEAMKFAGKRGAIDKSTVIYNAHITIQNIPLEAYEYVVNGRPALEWVMERQIVKTDKASGIVNDANRYAVETVGNPAYPLELFQRVITVSLETMKIVRNLPKLEVRETEKVKLSIVT, from the coding sequence ATGACGCTGCAATCGCTTTTACAGACATATCGTGACGAAGCGCGTACTGAACGGGACAAAGGTACATATTTTGAGCGTTTTGCTCTTGCTTATCTGACACATGATCCTCTTCAGTTTGGGTGTTATGAAAAGGTTCAAACCTTTAAAGATTGGGCGCATGAAAATGATTGGGATGGTCGTGATACCGGTATTGATCTGGTTGCAAAGCTTCGTGATGAAGAGGGTTTTGCGGCAATCCAATGTAAATTTTATGATGCAGCCTACCGGATTAGAAAAGCAGATATTGATAGTTTTATTTCGGCATCAGGAAAAGCTCCGTTCAAGCGGCGTGTGATTATAGATAGTACTCAAAGTGCTTGGAGTGATAACGCTGAAACAATGATACGGGGGCAGGATATTCCCGTTATACGGATTGGTCTTTCTGATCTACAAAAAAGTCCGATCCGTTGGGAAACTTTTGCAGCCAATGGTAAAGTTGTGTTGGAGGATAAAAAGAAAATCCGTCCACATCAATTGGAGGCATTGCGTTTTGTGCGTTCGGGGCTTGCTGAGGCTGATCGGGGTAAGCTTATTATGGCTTGTGGTACTGGTAAGACATTTACCAGTCTTAAGATTGCTGAGGATTTGGCTGGTGAAGGCAAGTTTGTTTTGTTTCTTGTGCCCTCCTTGGCTTTGATGTCACAGACGGTCCGTGAATGGACAACGGATGCAGAAATCGGATTGCGCTCCTTTGCTGTCTGTTCCGATACACAAGTGGGAAAGCGTCGTAAAAATAGTGATGATGTTGCTGAAATTGATGTGTTTGATCTTGCTTTTCCGGCGACAACCGATGCTGCTAAACTTGCAGAATGTGCGAGCGATCATGTTGCAGATAGGATGAGCGTTGTGTTTGCAACCTATCACTCGATTCAGGTTGTTGCGGATGCACAGAAAAATCATGGTTTGCCAATATTTGATCTTATCATTTGTGATGAAGCGCACCGTACAACAGGGGCAACGCTGGTTGGAGAGGATGAATCCAATTTTGTCAAGGTGCATTCTAATGATGTTATTCGTGCTAAGAAGCGCCTTTATATGACAGCGACACCACGTATTTTTGGTGATAACGCAAAAAGTCGCGCGAATGAAGCCAATGCTGTTCTTGCTTCGATGGATGATGAAAAGCTTTTTGGTAAAACACTTTTTTATCGGGGCTTTTCATGGGCAGTACAGAATGATCTTTTAACAGATTATAAGGTTATTGTCTTAGCAGTGGATGAAAAATTGATCAGTTCAGCTGTTCAAAAGCGTCTTAGTGATGACCAGTCTGAGCTTGTTCTTGATGATGCAACAAAGATTATTGGGTGTTATAAGGCGCTCACAAAACAAGATTTGAAGGCTGATGTTGGTGCGGATCCACACCCCATGCGTCGTGCTTTAGCGTTTTGTAAGACTATTAAAAGTTCTGAATTGGTGCGTGATGAATTTTCTGCCGTTGTTAGAGAATATCTTGATTATACGAAAGGGAATACCGAAAACGCGCCATTTCTGAAGTGTGAAATTGAGCATGTTGATGGCACTTTCAATGCGAAGGATCGTGGTGCATTACTTGACTGGCTGAAAGCTGAGAGTGGTGAGGATGTTTGTCGTATTTTGACTAATGCACGGTGTTTGTCTGAGGGGGTGGATGTTCCGGCTCTTGATGCGATCATGTTTTTAAATCCACGCAAGAGCCAGGTTGATGTTGTGCAAGCGGTTGGGCGGGTAATGCGGCGGTCTGAGGGCAAAAAGATGGGGTATGTCATTTTGCCAATCGGTATTCCCTTTGGGATTCCAGTGGAACAGGCTTTGAACAACAATGATAAATATCGGGTTGTTTGGCAAATTTTAAATGCTTTGCGTGCGCATGATGATCGTTTTGATGCGACGATTAATAAGGCATCATTAGGGCAAAATATCAGTAATGTGGTTGAAATTATTGGTGTCACACAGAGCACGGAGTTACAAGCTGTTACTACGATTATAGACAATCTTCCGGTTCGCTCACAACCCGCAAGATCGGGCATTGGAACGCTGGAGCGTGATTTCCTTTTTACAGATCAGATAAACGAGGAGCTTTCTTTCTCGGTGGATGAACTTTCTCGTGCGATTTTGGCAAAGATCGTTAAGAAATGTGGGACACGTGATTATTGGGAAGATTGGGCGAGCAACATTGCTGAAATTGCTAAGAATCATATCACGCGCTTAACCGGTATTCTGGTAGAGCCAGAGACTAAAGCGCGTCAAGCCTTTGACAGGTTTGTGGCAGAATTGCGTGATGATTTAAATAATGCGGTTACAGAGGCTGATGCGATTGAGATGTTGGCACAACATATTATCACGCGTCCTGTTTTTCAGGTGTTGTTTGAGGGATATCAGTTTACACGTGAGAATCCGGTATCGCGTGCTATGCAGCGTATGCTTGATGTGCTTGATGAGGCGAACCTTGATAAAGAATCCAAAGATCTTGAGAAATTTTACGCTAGCGTAAAATTACGCGCCAGTGGCATTACGGATCCAAAAGCAAAGCAGAGGTTGATTATAGAGCTTTACGATAAGTTTTTTCGCTATGCTTTTCCACGCACTGTAGAAAAACTAGGTATTGTTTATACTCCCGTTGAGGTTGTGGATTTTATCATTCACTCTGTTAATGATGTCTTAGAGCAAGAATTTGGGCAAACGCTTGGCTCATCTGGTATACACATCTTGGATCCGTTTACAGGAACGGGGACCTTTATCACGCGGCTTTTACAATCGGGTTTGATAAAACCAGAGGAGATGAAACACAAATTTTGTCATGAAATTCATGCCAATGAAATCGTACTTTTAGCCTATTATATTGCAGCCATTAATATTGAGACAACCTATCATGGTCTGATGGGGGGCGATTATGTTCCGTTTGAGGGAATTTGTTTAACCGATACATTCCAGCGTTATGAGCAAGAAAAAGACTTGATCAGTGATTTGCTGGTGGATAACAGCACACGTCGGGTGCACCAGAAGGAACAGGATATTCGCGTTATTGTTGGCAATCCTCCTTATTCTTTTGGGCAAAAAAGTGAAAACGATAATGCGAAGAATATTGGTTATCCTAAATTGGACGTTCGCATTCGTGAAACTTATGCTTCTCAATCTAATGCGAGCAATTTTAATAGACTTTATGACAGTTATATTCGTGCTATTCGCTGGGCAAGTGATCGCATAAAAGACTGTGGTGTTATTGGTTTTGTGACTGGTTCTGGTTATGTTGAAAAATTATCAATGGATGGTCTCAGAAAAAATTTGAATGAAGAATTCTCGAGCATTTATGTTCTCAATTTGCGGGGTGATATTCGCAAAAATATGTTGAGCAAAGGGCGTGCTCAAGAAGGGCAAAATGTTTTCGGCAGTGGAAGCATGACAGGAATTGCTGTGACATTGTTTATCAAAAATCCCAATGTCACGGAGCATTGCAAAATTCACTATTACGATATTGGTGATAATCTCACGACAAAAGAGAAACTCCGTGAACTTCAGCAGTTGGGTAGTGTTGGTGGTATCAAGCGTGAACATGGTTGGCAGATGATTACACCAGATGAGCATGGCGATTGGCTGGATCAGCGCAACAGTGATTTTGAAAAGTTTCTAGCCTTAGGAGACAAGAAGAGCTGTGATAAAAAGCTCTTTAAAAACTTTTCTTGTGGTGTAAAAACTAGTCGTGACGCTTGGGCATATAATTCAAGCCGTGAAGCTTTAGAAAAGAGTATGAGCAATATGATTGCTTTTTATAATAGTGAAATCCAGCGTTTTAATAATACTTATGCACATTCTGATCGCAAGGCACGTGCGAATGCCGTGAACGATTTTATTAACGCAGATTCTAAAAAGATCAGTTGGAATTATTCTCTCAAACAAGATTTCGTAAGAGGAAGGTCTTTTAACTTTAAGGGAGATTGCCTTACGCAAAGTCTTTATCGCCCTTTTACACGACAATGGCTCTATTATAATCGAGCTCTTAATGATAGCGTTTACCAAATGCCGCGTATCTTTCCGATGGGGAAAGCGGTTGAAAATAAAGTGATACAAGTTACAGGAACTGGAGCAAGAAGTGGTTTTTCTGTTTTGATGACTAAAAGCCTACCAGATTACTGTACAATAGATAATGGGCAATTTTTTCCACGATATGTTTATGAGGATGCATCATCCTTAGGAGGTAAAGAGGAAGATCAGGTTCATTTATTTGCAAATTTTGCAGGGGAAAGCAAAGAAATTGGTTTGCAGCGGCGTGATGCACTCACGGATGAAGGGTTGGCCTATTTTAAGGCAGCATATCCTGGTGAAATGATAACAAAGGATGATTTGTTTTATTATGTTTATGGGATTTTGCATTCTGAGGATTATCGTGCGCGGTATGTCCATAATCTGTCTAAAGAATTGCCACGTATTCCGACAGTTAAAAAGGTAGAGGATTTTTGGGCTTTTGTGACAGCGGGGCGAAAGCTTGGTGACTTGCATATGAATTATGAAGAAGTTGAACCATATCCTGTTACCTATAAACAGGGTGATCCAAGAACTTGGATGATTTCTGATGAGAAAAGTTTCTATCGTATTGAAGCAATGAAATTTGCTGGTAAGCGCGGTGCTATTGATAAAAGCACAGTGATTTATAATGCGCATATCACGATACAGAATATTCCTCTTGAAGCTTATGAGTATGTGGTCAATGGTAGGCCTGCTCTTGAATGGGTTATGGAGCGCCAGATTGTCAAAACCGATAAAGCGAGTGGGATTGTGAATGATGCTAATCGCTATGCTGTTGAGACGGTGGGTAATCCTGCCTATCCTTTGGAATTGTTTCAACGGGTTATTACGGTAAGCTTAGAAACAATGAAAATTGTGCGCAATCTTCCAAAATTGGAAGTGCGAGAAACTGAAAAGGTTAAGTTATCCATTGTGACGTAA
- the acs gene encoding acetate--CoA ligase → MTEKIYPISEEIKKNTLLDEKTYQQWYRESINDPESFWAKHGQRIEWFKPFTKVKNTSFNGDVSIKWYEDGITNVAYNCIDRHLKAHGNHIALIWEGDNPYHDKKITYNELYEHVCRFANLLKSRGIKKGDKVTIYLPMIPEAAYAMLACARIGAVHSVIFAGFSAEAIAGRLVDCESTFIITADHGLRGGKRINLKDNVDHAIEIAARQNVHVDQVMVIRRTCGPIQWIEGRDFWYHKEIAHAKIDCPPEPMNAEDPLFILYTSGSTGKPKGVLHTTAGYLVYAAMTHQYVFDYHPDEIYWCTADIGWITGHSYLVYGPLCNGATTLMFEGTPTFPDKGRFWEIVDKHQVNTLYTAPTAIRALMGAGNSFVEHSKRTSLRLLGTVGEPINPEAWEWFYHTVGNDRCPILDTWWQTETGGHMITPLPGAIPLKAGSATRPFFGIQPQIVDAQGNVLEGEAEGNLCISDSWPGQMRTLYKDHERFIQTYFSTYNGKYFSGDGCRRDSDGYYWITGRVDDILNVSGHRLGTAEIESALVSHPAVSEAAIVGYPHPIKGQGIYSFVTLMEGTAPSEELQKGLIKHVRQEIGSIAILDKIQFAPQLPKTRSGKIMRRILRKIAENDFDTLGDISTLAEPQVVEDLIANRQS, encoded by the coding sequence ATGACTGAAAAAATCTATCCAATATCAGAAGAGATCAAAAAAAATACTTTACTCGATGAGAAAACTTATCAACAGTGGTATCGAGAAAGCATCAATGATCCAGAAAGCTTCTGGGCCAAGCATGGTCAACGCATTGAATGGTTTAAACCTTTTACAAAAGTAAAAAACACTTCTTTTAACGGAGATGTATCAATTAAATGGTACGAAGATGGGATAACAAATGTTGCCTATAATTGTATTGATCGCCACCTGAAAGCCCATGGAAATCACATTGCGCTCATTTGGGAGGGAGATAATCCTTATCATGATAAAAAAATAACCTATAATGAGCTTTATGAACATGTTTGTCGTTTTGCCAATCTTTTGAAAAGTCGTGGCATTAAGAAAGGCGATAAAGTAACCATTTATCTCCCCATGATTCCCGAAGCAGCCTATGCTATGCTCGCGTGTGCCCGCATTGGTGCTGTTCATTCGGTTATTTTTGCAGGCTTTTCTGCTGAGGCAATAGCAGGGCGCCTTGTTGACTGCGAATCAACCTTCATCATTACCGCTGATCACGGCTTGCGTGGCGGCAAACGAATCAACTTAAAAGACAATGTTGACCATGCTATTGAGATAGCAGCGCGCCAAAACGTGCATGTAGACCAAGTCATGGTTATACGGCGGACTTGTGGACCCATTCAATGGATAGAGGGGCGTGATTTTTGGTACCACAAAGAGATCGCTCATGCCAAAATAGACTGCCCACCAGAACCAATGAATGCTGAAGATCCGCTTTTTATACTTTATACTTCCGGCTCCACCGGCAAACCCAAAGGTGTTTTACATACCACAGCGGGCTATCTTGTTTATGCCGCGATGACACATCAATATGTTTTTGATTACCACCCTGATGAAATTTACTGGTGTACAGCTGATATTGGTTGGATTACCGGTCATTCTTACTTGGTTTATGGACCTTTATGCAATGGTGCGACCACTTTAATGTTTGAAGGCACACCAACCTTTCCTGACAAAGGAAGATTTTGGGAAATTGTTGACAAGCATCAAGTCAATACACTCTATACCGCACCAACAGCTATCCGCGCCTTAATGGGAGCAGGTAATTCGTTTGTTGAACACTCAAAAAGAACATCGTTGCGTCTTTTAGGCACGGTAGGAGAACCGATTAACCCCGAAGCATGGGAATGGTTTTATCATACAGTTGGAAATGACCGTTGTCCGATTCTCGATACATGGTGGCAAACTGAAACAGGAGGACATATGATCACGCCTTTGCCTGGTGCAATACCTCTCAAAGCAGGGTCAGCCACACGTCCTTTTTTTGGTATTCAACCCCAAATTGTTGATGCCCAAGGCAATGTTTTAGAAGGTGAAGCAGAAGGCAATCTTTGTATCAGTGATTCATGGCCCGGACAAATGCGCACGCTTTATAAAGATCATGAGCGCTTTATTCAAACGTATTTTTCTACTTATAACGGAAAATATTTTTCAGGTGATGGCTGTAGGCGCGATAGTGACGGCTATTATTGGATTACAGGGCGAGTTGATGACATTCTCAATGTCTCGGGGCACAGGTTAGGAACTGCTGAAATTGAATCAGCCCTTGTTTCTCATCCCGCTGTATCAGAAGCAGCTATTGTGGGTTATCCGCATCCCATTAAAGGACAAGGAATTTATAGTTTTGTGACCCTCATGGAAGGGACAGCGCCAAGTGAAGAATTGCAAAAAGGCCTTATTAAACATGTAAGACAAGAAATAGGTTCTATTGCCATATTGGATAAAATTCAGTTTGCTCCACAGCTTCCCAAAACGCGATCAGGAAAAATTATGAGACGTATTTTACGAAAAATAGCCGAAAACGATTTTGATACTCTTGGAGATATTTCAACCCTTGCCGAACCACAAGTTGTTGAAGATCTGATTGCCAACCGACAAAGCTAA
- a CDS encoding ABC transporter permease: MNKSFPIFISNKKNTTAIIPSDNISGKALVAVIAIMTFLSSLTLIGVDLVQRAAQNWSNQISYEATIQIRPIDNVDINKALHDAVQLVKTFSGVQDAKIVDQKATEKLLEPWLGTGFNFNELPLPRLIIVTLNGDKKINFAAINHAIKTQIPGGQFDDHRVWVHRFVTMAHTTVFIGFSILALVLGSLILTIIFATRNALAENAHIINVLYFLGTETLFIARQFDWHFFKTALRGALYGGLASIFLFSAFCLWTNYNLGRAEASQVTALFGHISISSIPYGKIILLIIFVSFLTTLTNRMTILAQLKKIDQCENGLF; this comes from the coding sequence ATGAATAAGTCTTTCCCCATTTTTATAAGCAATAAAAAAAATACAACAGCGATTATTCCCAGTGATAATATTTCTGGAAAAGCATTGGTTGCCGTGATTGCTATTATGACATTCCTTTCAAGCCTCACCTTAATCGGTGTTGATTTAGTCCAACGTGCCGCCCAAAATTGGAGTAATCAGATTAGCTATGAAGCAACAATACAAATACGCCCCATTGACAATGTTGATATCAACAAAGCACTCCATGATGCCGTACAATTGGTTAAAACATTTTCTGGTGTACAAGATGCAAAAATTGTTGACCAAAAAGCTACCGAAAAGTTACTGGAGCCATGGCTTGGAACAGGCTTCAATTTCAATGAACTGCCTCTTCCCCGCCTTATCATTGTAACCCTGAATGGAGATAAAAAAATCAATTTTGCAGCCATTAATCACGCCATTAAAACCCAAATTCCAGGAGGTCAATTTGATGATCACCGTGTTTGGGTCCATCGTTTTGTGACCATGGCACACACCACTGTTTTCATTGGTTTTTCAATTTTAGCATTGGTTCTAGGCTCTCTTATTCTTACCATCATTTTTGCCACCCGCAATGCATTGGCAGAAAATGCTCATATTATCAATGTGTTATATTTCCTTGGCACAGAAACTCTTTTTATTGCGCGTCAATTTGATTGGCATTTTTTTAAAACTGCACTGCGTGGTGCTTTATATGGTGGTCTCGCAAGCATATTTTTGTTTTCAGCCTTTTGCCTCTGGACAAATTATAACTTAGGAAGAGCAGAAGCCAGCCAAGTAACCGCTTTATTTGGGCATATTTCGATAAGTTCTATCCCTTACGGAAAAATCATTCTTCTTATTATTTTTGTTTCTTTTCTCACCACCCTTACAAACCGCATGACTATTTTAGCGCAACTGAAAAAAATCGATCAATGTGAAAACGGTTTATTTTAA
- a CDS encoding YdcF family protein, translating into MTHHSCHSNSLTQNNLERPLLKRPHYSWSVSFLFRYFPPTTLTLAIIVFIFWGGFIVFSEKTERLSPPKPLPKADAIIVLTGGENRIETGLNLLQRGLGSRLLISGVNTTTNLKGFMHNMHITPHLISCCIDIGHQAINTRGNAKESAAWIKKHHYKTLYIVTHDYHMWRSMRELKYLMPDIHFIAYPVKKSDAESAIQQINQIRILLFQYIKTLQVYIRTTF; encoded by the coding sequence ATGACTCACCACTCCTGCCATTCCAACTCATTAACGCAAAACAATTTAGAACGTCCTCTTCTAAAACGGCCCCACTATAGTTGGTCCGTGTCCTTTTTATTTCGCTATTTTCCGCCGACAACACTTACTCTTGCAATCATTGTTTTCATTTTCTGGGGCGGTTTTATTGTTTTTTCTGAAAAAACTGAAAGACTTTCTCCCCCAAAGCCTCTCCCCAAAGCTGATGCCATCATTGTGCTGACAGGCGGAGAAAACCGAATAGAGACAGGACTTAATCTCTTACAAAGGGGGCTTGGTTCACGACTCCTTATCAGTGGCGTAAACACCACAACCAATCTGAAAGGTTTCATGCATAACATGCATATTACCCCACATCTTATCTCCTGTTGCATTGATATCGGGCATCAAGCAATTAACACCAGAGGGAATGCCAAAGAAAGTGCTGCTTGGATCAAAAAACACCACTATAAAACCCTTTATATCGTCACCCATGATTACCATATGTGGCGCTCGATGCGAGAACTTAAATATTTAATGCCTGATATCCATTTCATTGCTTATCCTGTTAAAAAGAGCGATGCTGAAAGCGCAATACAACAGATCAATCAAATCCGCATTCTTCTATTCCAATATATTAAAACGCTCCAAGTCTATATCAGAACCACCTTCTGA
- a CDS encoding YggS family pyridoxal phosphate-dependent enzyme: MNTQTSPDAPSIEAWQNLQKDIAETCQELQRSVEEIELIAVSKTVSAADIRPLLQAGHSQFAENRVQEAAQKWLELRRQFENIKLHLIGPLQSNKAAEAVKLFDVIQTVDREKIAKILAKEMQKQKRHLPCYVQVNIGLEPQKSGVAPQEATSFVDQCKNNYGLDIIGLMGIPPVDENPGPYFALLAKLAKQAGLPKLSMGMSSDFKTALQFGSNVLRIGSALFGNRPV, translated from the coding sequence ATGAATACACAAACGTCCCCCGATGCCCCTTCCATTGAAGCATGGCAAAACCTTCAAAAAGACATTGCTGAAACATGTCAAGAGCTACAACGCTCCGTAGAAGAAATTGAACTTATTGCTGTTTCAAAAACTGTTTCTGCCGCTGATATACGTCCCCTTTTGCAAGCCGGTCACTCTCAATTTGCAGAAAACCGCGTGCAAGAAGCAGCACAAAAATGGCTCGAGTTACGTCGACAATTTGAAAATATTAAACTTCATCTTATCGGTCCTCTACAATCAAATAAAGCCGCTGAAGCAGTGAAACTTTTTGATGTCATTCAAACGGTTGATCGCGAAAAAATAGCCAAAATTTTGGCGAAAGAAATGCAAAAACAAAAAAGGCATCTCCCCTGCTATGTTCAGGTCAACATTGGCTTAGAACCGCAAAAAAGTGGGGTAGCACCACAAGAAGCGACATCTTTTGTCGACCAATGCAAAAACAACTATGGACTTGATATCATCGGTCTTATGGGCATTCCCCCTGTCGACGAAAACCCCGGCCCCTATTTCGCGCTATTAGCAAAATTAGCAAAACAAGCCGGTCTTCCAAAGCTTTCCATGGGCATGTCCAGTGACTTCAAAACCGCTCTACAGTTTGGCTCTAACGTCCTTCGCATTGGCTCTGCTTTATTTGGAAACCGCCCTGTGTAA
- the ftsE gene encoding cell division ATP-binding protein FtsE: MIHFENVGLRYGMGPEVLRDISFHIPPGSFQFLTGASGAGKTSLMRLMFLALRPTRGHIDLFGTDTALLKRQELPALRQRIGVVFQDFRLLDHMTTYENVSLPLRIKGQEEATYRSEVEDLLCWVGLGDHIHVLPPVLSGGEKQRVAIARALIDQPEILLADEPTGNVDPPLAKRLLRLFIELNRFGTAVIIATHDIALMEQVAARRMLLHNGRMTIHE; this comes from the coding sequence GTGATTCATTTTGAAAATGTCGGTCTACGCTATGGAATGGGACCTGAGGTCCTTCGTGATATTAGCTTTCATATTCCTCCTGGATCATTTCAATTTCTCACTGGCGCCTCTGGAGCAGGGAAAACGTCGTTGATGCGTCTTATGTTTTTGGCACTCAGACCCACCCGCGGTCATATTGATCTCTTTGGAACAGACACAGCATTACTCAAACGTCAAGAGCTCCCTGCGCTGCGACAACGTATCGGTGTGGTTTTTCAAGATTTTCGTTTACTCGACCACATGACCACTTATGAAAATGTCTCCTTACCTTTACGCATTAAAGGACAAGAAGAAGCAACCTATCGCAGTGAAGTAGAAGATCTTCTCTGTTGGGTAGGCCTGGGAGATCATATTCATGTTTTACCACCAGTTCTTTCCGGCGGAGAAAAACAAAGGGTAGCCATTGCACGCGCGCTCATTGATCAACCTGAAATTCTACTTGCCGATGAACCCACTGGAAATGTCGATCCGCCCTTGGCAAAACGCCTACTCCGTTTGTTTATTGAATTAAATCGTTTTGGAACAGCTGTTATCATTGCTACCCATGATATTGCCTTAATGGAACAAGTTGCAGCACGACGTATGCTTCTCCATAACGGACGGATGACAATTCATGAATAA